The DNA window tttaaatatttttagagattaaAACTATATGACATGAAAACCTCTGCATTAGGTCTGATGGAAATCTTAAAATGTTATAAGCAAAATCAAGAAAtatcttttactttatttgtaaAGTTTTGCTAAGTTTGATTgttatgtttatatacattttcctGCTATGTGCTTAATGAATATCTATATGTAaatcttaatatttattgatattttgaatGATTGATATTCCCTAAATTCTTTATTAGACAtgcatgtttattatttcttttatatattgacATAATCAAATCAATGACTTTTAAGGGAAAGTTCTGTTTAAAAGGTGTTCAAAGTATTTATAACTTCAGTGCTTATCTTAAAGTactagatgatttttaaaatggcacaAGACTACCTACATCCAGTTGTTTCACAGGCTCTCCCTAGCTTCTCTTGTAAAATGATGAAttgttctttatttcctctttatttggtttctttatttcctctttatttggATTGGTGGGTTTCCTTGTTTCAGGTGGATTGTATTTGTAAAGTGTTCGGGCTTCTTTTGACACAAAAGAGAGCCTATTTCTTCCAGCATGACCCAAATCATTTGTTAAATGTTCATTATATGTTCATGTTAAATGTTCATTCTGGCaaataattaggaaaaataagCTAAAACTTCCTGTTTAATTTGGACTTTGCTTTCACTCTCTCAATTTATCATTCTGTGTTGACATTGGGTGTTTCATCATTTGAATTCCAGGCACTTTTCCAAGTTCACAGCATGTAGGAGTTAAGTAGTAGAAACTCTCAGAATTTTAAACACTTGAAGTGTGTTAAAGTTTTTTTAAGACTTGTAGTCGTTATTATAATATCATCCTTTATATTCTtacaatagaagaaaataattttccaaagtgaAATTTGCAATTTATACTGATGGTGATTTAAATCTTTCCAAATCACACAATTCAAAATTAAGATAACTATTTTAGATGCTGTCAACGAATTATCTTCCAACTATGCAATACAATTTTACATTGATTTCATTCTGTGGGATAAATGAGGTATAGGATGTAATGCTTCACAGCTTATTTGTATCTTATTTCGAATTCAGAGCAAGGCCTCATTAGCAAAAtagaatttccttcatttttgtggAGGTTTAAGATGCCTCCTTTTGTGTAAATTGTTTGTATAATCGCACAAGTGACAAGAATATTTTGATCGTTTCACAAATAATGTCCTATTTCAATCtgtctatttctctttcctctagTTAACTTCTTCTCCCACTACCTCTGAGCAGCTTGCCTGTAAACCACCTGCTTTCTCCTTTGTTTCTCCAACTAATCCGAACACACCACCCGACCCAGTTAACCTCGAGGGAGCCTCTGTCCTAGAGGAGTTCCACACTAGGAGGCTGGATGTCGGTGGGGCCGTGGTGGAAGAATCAGCTACGTATTTTCAAACTACCGCTCACTCTACACCCTTTTCTGCATCGAAGGGCACCTCCTCGACGTTACTGTTTCCCCATTCCACTCAACTATCAGGTTCTAATTTACCCAGTTCAACTGCAGCAGATCCAAAGCCTGGACTGACCTCTGAAGTTCTCAAGAAGACAACTTTAACCTCGCATGTCCTTAGTCACGGAGAAAGTCCGAGAACCTCTTCTTCTCCACCGTCCTCCAGTGCTTCTCTGAAGTCGAATTCGGCCTCGTACATACCAGTCCGCATTGTCACGCATTCACTCTCTCCGAGCCCCAAACCATTTACCTCCTCTTTCCACGGCTCTTCTTCCACCATCTGCAGCCAAATGTCATCTAGTGGAAATCTTTCAAAGTCAGGGGTAAAATCCCCGGTGCCTTCCCGGCTTGCCCTTCTCACTGCCATTCTCAAGTCAAACCCTTCCCACCAAAGACCCTTTTCCCCTGCATCCTGTCCCACCTTCTCTCTCAACTCCCCGGCCTCTTCCACGCTCACACTTGACCAAAAAGAAAAGCAGACCCCACCCACGCCTAAAAAATCTCTCTCAAGTTGTTCCCTGAGAGCCGGGTCACCAGATCAAGGGGAACTCCAGGTTTCTgaattgacccagcaatctttTCACCTGCCTGTTTTCACCAAGTCTACTCCGCTTTCTCAGGCGCCCTCCCTCTCTCCTACAAAACAGGCTAGTAGCAGCCTTGCTTCCATGAATGTAGAGAGAACACCATCACCTACTTTGAAGAGCAATACCATGCTCTCCCTGCTACAAACCAGTACATCCAGTTCTGTGGGTCTTCCTCCTGTTCCACCaagctcttctctttcctctttgaaGAGTAAACAGGATGGTGACCTCAGGGGTCCAGAAAACCCCAGAAACATTCACACGTACCCTTCTACATTAGCCTCCTCTGCATTATCTTCTCTATCTCCTCCTATTAATCAAAGAGCTACGTtctcttcttcagagaaatgtttCCATCCTTCCCCAGCTCTTTCAAGCCTGATAAACAGATCTAAAAGAGCATCATCCCAACTATCTGGCCAGGAGCTGAATCCTTCAGCTCTTCCTTCACTCCCTGTCTCCAGTGCTGACTTTGCCTCTCTTCCCAACTTGAggtcctcctctctccctcatgCCAATCTGCCCACCCTGGTGCCCCAGCTCAGTCCCTCAGCTCTGCACCCACATTGCGGCAGTGGTACCTTGCCTTCAAGACTTGGGAAATCTGAAAGCACCACCCCCAACCACAGGTCACCTGTTTCAACCCCATCACTTCCCATATCTCTAACAAGGACAGAGGAGCTGATTTCACCTTGTGCATTGTCCATGTCAACAGGCccagaaaataagaaatcaaagGTATTTTTTGCATGTTGCATGGTGCATGCTTATTTTGAAACAgggaagaatcttttttttttccccaaggcagAAATCAATAATTATAGTATTAATTGTACTCCtacaaggaggaagaaaaagtgcAAGACGGTACCAGGACTTGGTATATTTGAATGTGTAAATGAATTATAATCTGTATAGAATTATGTGTTTCAGTCAAATCCTTTGATTTTGAaaatcctctttctcttcctaacTTCTTATATCTATGACTCCAAGGGTATTATTTTTCCTCAGACATAATATGAGTTATATCATTGGCCCTAatgacagaattaaaagcaagtaGTAGAGATTCAGGACTATGATATGTTTCTGATTGTTTATTAACAGGGACCCTAGCATCCATCCAAATATCCTGTACTGATGGAATAGTAGACAGGAttaatataaaatggaatattatcttAGATCTAGGCCTGTGACATAGCCAAGCACGTTCTCGTAGCAGAAAGCAACTCTACACTAAGGCATGCTGGCTTCCCAACTATTCTCAAGTAATTCAGATTGTGGATCACCCATACCCAGAATTTGATAGCTGttatatcaataaaacaaaacagttaaAGTGCCTGCATAAGAAGGGGTGGTGATTTTCAGCTCAGCACATTGAAATAATGTAGTTTTAGAGCTTTGAAATACCATGGAGAGTATGTTTCACTGTCACTTTTCAGATGATGAATGTCACGTTGAAGGGATAAAGTGACCCTCATTATCTTGTAAATGATGTCACAAAACAATTCAAGTCAAAAACATGCATTAAATACCTGCTATATGTGTACCACTATACTAGCTTTCTTTAGAGTGTGTGTGGTTTCTTTTAAAGGGAAGTAagagattttttttgtcttagaataattcaattttaatcagtagaaaaaaatatacacaatttggAGAGGCTATATACAGTTATTAAATCTACAGTACAGCTAGAAAACCAATATAAGGCAAAATTAATTGTGTAAGTCAGATTATAAATAATCATCAACTGAGTTCAATATAACAGGAGTAATGTGATGGAACATGGTTAGTAAGGGAAGTTATAAAAAATGTCAGGCCTGTCGGAAATATTTAGGATTTAACTTAATGAAGAGGAAAGAAGTTGGcatttcagaaatggaaaacaatcTGACCAAATATACAGAAGATGATCTCAGAAGTCTGTGTGTGGAGACATAAGACGATTAGCCTTATAATCTGACGGTAATAATAGCAGCAATATCAAATgctttctgtgagtcaggaactATGCTAGTATACAAAATAgttgaaaaattaattaaaatggatTACATCAGTTAAGTTTTGTAACTATATGAAGTTGATAATACTATTTTCCCTATTTTGTACACCAAAAAACTGAAGTTCAGTGAATAATTGTCCAGGTAATGGGTCTGTTTCGGAGCTGACATTTATGTAATGTTAAGTCTGTTGATTCTTGAAGCCATGTTCTTTATTACTATCatttattgctacaaagaaataacTCATGTTAGCAATTTAGCCTGACTTTACAATTCTCATGAAGAAAATCATTATTAAGGAATTATAACCAGAATTcccaatttatataattttggggtcatttaaaaaatgtattggagATTAAGTCCTTGTATTTTaaacattcaaagaaaatgagatggataaaatttaactttttctgtGATTCTCAATTGACAATCCTACTTATTTGAGGTAAATTGAcctgtttattatattttaaatacatatatgtgattataaaatttatttgtagagTATTTAAAACGAACTCACAATCTAATCATTACTGTTTCCTGAGTGCATTAACTATCATTTTTTGAACCATGATGCCAtatacttattctttttttgtgaaaaGTGATTTCACTCTAGAAGCTTTTTCAAAGCATTTCTATGTGTGTTTCACCACACTTTATGTTTTCTCCTGTTTTGGATATAGTCAGAGAGTTGGAAGAGGGTGAGCCCCAAAGGGCTTTTGATACATTAAAGGCATATTTATTGAAGACCTATTGTTTTGGGGCTCTCTTCCTGCACCCAACATTGAAAAAttttcagcatttgctttttactttttaaagaatttccaagtaaagaaaattcaaagaaatgcaaagtaaatttGATGAACAGGAAAATAAGAATGATTATAATTTAACTACCAGTAAAAATATCAATAGATTtctttgaacagaaaaaaaagcttCTTATCATGGGTAAAATTTATAATAGCTTCTGCAAAAATAGAATAGTATGGACTATGAGACAATGctattctttttcatgtttattttctcctTGCATCTTGCTATATTATCTCTTTAGGTAAAAATCAGAAAGTCAGcctacttttttttattacaatCTATTATTTTCAGAAATCGTATCTTGAGTATAAAAAACTTATTAAAATGGATGTGGAATAGATAAATCTTATCCCAAGCTCTTTTGATGTTTGGCTAGTGTTTAAATTGGTAACATTATTTTACAGAATGataggaagaaatagacaaatgctGTGTGATATTGAAGAATTTATATGCTTTCATGGGTTGTTTCTTGTCTTGCTCCTTCCAGTGTGATGCTAAGCTGAGCACAGGACTCTTTTTGAAATCAAAGAGCTTTAGATTTAGGTCAGCTTTACTCACTCTGAGATTCTGAAATAACAGGGATCATAGAATACAGATGGCATCTAATTAAAACATGAGTGCTTGGAGGATATTAGTTTAAAGTCTGGGCTCTACTGTcctttgatattaaaataaaatggatcaACCATAGTATGCTGAGCTAAATTCAGATATAAAGTGTGTTTGATGTTCCTTTTTCATACATAAAATCTTAAGGTTCTGAATCTGCTTGCATTTGTGTGATATAATTGCTATGATATGTTAAATTCAGATGTAGTTTAAAATACTATTTCACATTATAATCATTGCTTTAGATAGGATGGGCATCTGAATGCTGCTcagcctgcctttttttttttttgagacacgtcccactgtgtcgcccaggctgcagtgtagtggtgtgatcttggctcactgcaacctctgcctcctgggttcaaatgattctcctgcctcagcctcccaagtagctgggattacaggtgtgcaccataacatccggctaatttttgtatttttagtagagacggggtttcaccatgttggccaggctggtcttgaacttttgaccacaagtgatccgcctgcctcggcatcccaaagtgctgggattacaggcgtgagccaccatgcctggcctactttttgaTCAACATCTATATTGtctgagacttttttttcccaTGCAAAAGACTGGATATTACAAAATTCACCCATGGAGTTGTGTCTGGGTCCCCAATCTGTTCTGccttcatttataaaagaatttaaatttttatcctAGTGAATTAGTATGGTGGTCCATATGGAAATTAGGGTAAGCATTTCATCAAAGCCTCGTAGAGTCTGCCACTTACCGAAGACAGTCTGAAGATTAGTTCCAATTATAAAGACTCTCCATTCATGGGCCTGCCCTGGGCTTAAAGCTATTTGGACACATAGCTTATTTAGGGAACAAGTTGAGagctattttatatttcataaaacttTATAACTGGTGTTTTATTCACAAAAGTCTCCTTCCTTTAAGACATCAAAACATTCCCAAATACATCACACTGAAAACTTAGTGGCAGCAGTCTATCTGTGACTTTCTTCATTTCTGCAGAACCACATGTAATTTGGAAAATGAGCAATATGGAATGTGTCTGCCTGAGATAAAATAGTTaatctgggttcaagcaaatcagtcattcaataaatatgtattgattaCCTAATAGGTGTGCTTTTCAAAGCTGTGAGGATattgcaataaataaaatatgcaatgaTGCCTGTTCAAAGACAGTTTATATTCTTTGGTGGAAGAGAAACAATCAATAATAACCCCTCCAAATAAGTAAATTATTGTGTGTGTCAGAAGGTCATATGTGTCATAGAGAAAAGTATATCCCTGATTCTCAAGGGAAATAGAGAAGGGATGGTGTCACAAGTTATGTTGGGGTATTGGGATAGGTTTCTTTGAGAATGTAACATCCAAGGAGGTGATACTCCTTAAGAGAGTATAGTGAGGAAGATGCTCTGAGGCCAGAGAGTGCTTGACAGGTACAAAGAACACATTCTGGGCTAGCAGTGAGGAACAGGATGTTGAGGTTGTCAGAGGGAGATGTAGCTGGGAGCCGGATCCTGTAGGAGGGTCTTGTGGGCCACTCTTTAGTCtttgatttttactttaagtAAGACAGGAAGTCTTTGGAGGGTTTCAAATAGATAAGTGACCATCTTAACTATCTCACTGCTAAATAAGAATAGACCATGAGAGGGTGAAAGTTTAAGCTGGGAGAACTTAGAAGTCTATTGCTACCATCTAGGTGAGTGATGATGGTGGCTATGGTCAAGTTATAGCAGTGAAGGTGAAGATAAGATTTCCATTATGTTTTGTAGGCAGAGTAACAAACATTCACCAAACATCAGAGCCACTAcgtgaaatgaaaaaaacaacaacaacaaaaaaaaaacgctgAAACTAGCCTTATgtgctttcttattttgtttttctctttttatctcacTGTCATTTACTCCACTCCCTTCACAAAGTTCTTGAGAATCCTTGACTTTCCAGGCTTCTTTCAGCTATGCTATCTGTCACTCGGCCTCTATACTGACCAGTTCTGTGTACCACTCCTGTGCTTCTCTCCAGCTAGCCTCTCTGAATTGATCCTAGTAACGGTTCGCACTCAGGTGTTCAATGATTGACAAAAGCTTGTCTTCCTCTCTAACCCCGCACTCCCTGGggggatttgctttttttttttttttttgaggtgtagTTTCGCTCTTggcgtccaggctggagtgcaatggcgcaatctcggctcactgcaacctctgcctcccaggttcaattgattctcctgcctcagctgggattacagtcacctgccaccacacccagctaagttttgtatttttagtagagacggggtttcaccacattggccaggctggtcttgaactcctgacctcaggtgatccgcctgccttggccccccaaactgttagaattataggcatgaaccaccacactggccaggatTTGCATTTTAATTGAGGGGAGTGTGCAGTTTAACTCAAACAAGAGAATTGTCAAAGGAAAAAACAGGGATCAAGATAATGCAGCAAATGTTACAGGTTTACGTCATGAAGAAAAATGACTTCAAAAATCTGTATTAGAAATGTTCTCAGGGCATGCTTGGAGTGGTGGAAGGAGGTctttaattagccaggcttgtctagGACTTGAACCATAGACGAAGAActaaaaatttgtgttttttcatGTCCTTGAATCTTATTGTAATTTTCAATTAGATATTtcaagtcaacaaatatttgctgaacatcTTTTCTCTGCCAGGTTTGTATTAGgtgttgaaaataaatgaacaaataatataaaatctctCCTCTAAAAGATCTAGCAGGCAGAT is part of the Homo sapiens chromosome 6, GRCh38.p14 Primary Assembly genome and encodes:
- the MLIP gene encoding muscular LMNA-interacting protein isoform X5 codes for the protein MLSEQGLLSDCGNNYFQMTSCILSGSIQTTPQVSAGGSEAKPLIFTFVPTVRRLPTHTQLADTSKFLVKIPEESSDKSPETVNRSKSNDYLTLNAGSQQERDQAKLTCPSEVSGTILQEREFEANKLQGMQQSDLFKAEYVLIVDSEGEDEAASRKVEQGPPGGIGTAAVRPKSLAISSSLVSDVVRPKTQGTDLKTSSHPEMLHGMAPQQKHGQLTSSPTTSEQLACKPPAFSFVSPTNPNTPPDPVNLEGASVLEEFHTRRLDVGGAVVEESATYFQTTAHSTPFSASKGTSSTLLFPHSTQLSGSNLPSSTAADPKPGLTSEVLKKTTLTSHVLSHGESPRTSSSPPSSSASLKSNSASYIPVRIVTHSLSPSPKPFTSSFHGSSSTICSQMSSSGNLSKSGVKSPVPSRLALLTAILKSNPSHQRPFSPASCPTFSLNSPASSTLTLDQKEKQTPPTPKKSLSSCSLRAGSPDQGELQVSELTQQSFHLPVFTKSTPLSQAPSLSPTKQASSSLASMNVERTPSPTLKSNTMLSLLQTSTSSSVGLPPVPPSSSLSSLKSKQDGDLRGPENPRNIHTYPSTLASSALSSLSPPINQRATFSSSEKCFHPSPALSSLINRSKRASSQLSGQELNPSALPSLPVSSADFASLPNLRSSSLPHANLPTLVPQLSPSALHPHCGSGTLPSRLGKSESTTPNHRSPVSTPSLPISLTRTEELISPCALSMSTGPENKKSKQYKTKSSYKAFAAIPTNTLLLEQKALDEPAKTESVSKDNTLEPPVETPTTLPRAAGRETKYANLSSPSSTVSESQLTKPGVIRPVPVKSRILLKKEEEVYEPNPFSKYLEDNSDLFSEQDVTVPPKPVSLHPLYQTKLYPPAKSLLHPQTLSHADCLAPGPFSHLSFSLSDEQENSHTLLSHNACNKLSHPMVAIPEHEALDSKEQ
- the MLIP gene encoding muscular LMNA-interacting protein isoform 2 (isoform 2 is encoded by transcript variant 2); this translates as MELEKREKRSLLNKNLEEKLTVSAGGSEAKPLIFTFVPTVRRLPTHTQLADTSKFLVKIPEESSDKSPETVNRSKSNDYLTLNAGSQQERDQAKLTCPSEVSGTILQEREFEANKLQGMQQSDLFKAEYVLIVDSEGEDEAASRKVEQGPPGGIGTAAVRPKSLAISSSLVSDVVRPKTQGTDLKTSSHPEMLHGMAPQQKHGQLTSSPTTSEQLACKPPAFSFVSPTNPNTPPDPVNLEGASVLEEFHTRRLDVGGAVVEESATYFQTTAHSTPFSASKGTSSTLLFPHSTQLSGSNLPSSTAADPKPGLTSEVLKKTTLTSHVLSHGESPRTSSSPPSSSASLKSNSASYIPVRIVTHSLSPSPKPFTSSFHGSSSTICSQMSSSGNLSKSGVKSPVPSRLALLTAILKSNPSHQRPFSPASCPTFSLNSPASSTLTLDQKEKQTPPTPKKSLSSCSLRAGSPDQGELQVSELTQQSFHLPVFTKSTPLSQAPSLSPTKQASSSLASMNVERTPSPTLKSNTMLSLLQTSTSSSVGLPPVPPSSSLSSLKSKQDGDLRGPENPRNIHTYPSTLASSALSSLSPPINQRATFSSSEKCFHPSPALSSLINRSKRASSQLSGQELNPSALPSLPVSSADFASLPNLRSSSLPHANLPTLVPQLSPSALHPHCGSGTLPSRLGKSESTTPNHRSPVSTPSLPISLTRTEELISPCALSMSTGPENKKSKQYKTKSSYKAFAAIPTNTLLLEQKALDEPAKTESVSKDNTLEPPVELYFPAQLRQQTEELCATIDKVLQDSLSMHSSDSPSRSPKTLLGSDTVKTPTTLPRAAGRETKYANLSSPSSTVSESQLTKPGVIRPVPVKSRILLKKEEEVYEPNPFSKYLEDNSDLFSEQAAHSVDSYCNGSDTSGPWLL
- the MLIP gene encoding muscular LMNA-interacting protein isoform X7 translates to MLSEQGLLSDCGNNYFQMTSCILSGSIQTTPQVSAGGSEAKPLIFTFVPTVRRLPTHTQLADTSKFLVKIPEESSDKSPETVNRSKSNDYLTLNAGSQQERDQAKLTCPSEVSGTILQEREFEANKLQGMQQSDLFKAEYVLIVDSEGEDEAASRKVEQGPPGGIGTAAVRPKSLAISSSLVSDVVRPKTQGTDLKTSSHPEMLHGMAPQQKHGQLTSSPTTSEQLACKPPAFSFVSPTNPNTPPDPVNLEGASVLEEFHTRRLDVGGAVVEESATYFQTTAHSTPFSASKGTSSTLLFPHSTQLSGSNLPSSTAADPKPGLTSEVLKKTTLTSHVLSHGESPRTSSSPPSSSASLKSNSASYIPVRIVTHSLSPSPKPFTSSFHGSSSTICSQMSSSGNLSKSGVKSPVPSRLALLTAILKSNPSHQRPFSPASCPTFSLNSPASSTLTLDQKEKQTPPTPKKSLSSCSLRAGSPDQGELQVSELTQQSFHLPVFTKSTPLSQAPSLSPTKQASSSLASMNVERTPSPTLKSNTMLSLLQTSTSSSVGLPPVPPSSSLSSLKSKQDGDLRGPENPRNIHTYPSTLASSALSSLSPPINQRATFSSSEKCFHPSPALSSLINRSKRASSQLSGQELNPSALPSLPVSSADFASLPNLRSSSLPHANLPTLVPQLSPSALHPHCGSGTLPSRLGKSESTTPNHRSPVSTPSLPISLTRTEELISPCALSMSTGPENKKSKQYKTKSSYKAFAAIPTNTLLLEQKTPTTLPRAAGRETKYANLSSPSSTVSESQLTKPGVIRPVPVKSRILLKKEEEVYEPNPFSKYLEDNSDLFSEQDVTVPPKPVSLHPLYQTKLYPPAKSLLHPQTLSHADCLAPGPFSHLSFSLSDEQENSHTLLSHNACNKLSHPMVAIPEHEALDSKENLH